The Chiloscyllium plagiosum isolate BGI_BamShark_2017 chromosome 8, ASM401019v2, whole genome shotgun sequence genome includes a window with the following:
- the LOC122552217 gene encoding serine protease 52-like, with product MDTLENCWVTGWQLKSVAQGPMPPIYHMVKQNVGHQTLATCEKFYPQNLRKNLICVTNWDKKQSLCMGGYGAPLECQDKRTKVWIIAGAASFCKQWCNYTALFTRYAHYLDWVETRTLLAGKPFLPVQMPPKPTLSCKKIRHSVNRNSRRESAGKWERRRKWKKQRPHKVVFGSNLSNRQWDPRQVLPCLALALLLFTTLS from the exons ATGGATACACTAGAAAATTGCTGGGTTACTGGATGGCAACTGAAAAGTGTAG CTCAAGGTCCCATGCCTCCGATCTACCACATGGTGAAGCAGAATGTCGGACATCAGACACTTGCAACCTGTGAGAAGTTCTACCCGCAGAACCTGAGGAAAAATCTGATTTGCGTGACGAACTGGGACAAGAAGCAGTCTTTGTGTATG GGAGGTTACGGAGCCCCACTCGAATGCCAGGACAAGCGCACGAAGGTTTGGATCATAGCCGGAGCTGCAAGCTTCTGCAAACAGTGGTGCAACTACACCGCCCTGTTCACCAGGTACGCCCACTACCTGGACTGGGTGGAAACCCGCACCCTCCTGGCGGGGAAGCCGTTCCTTCCCGTCCAAATGCCCCCTAAGCCCACCCTGTCCTGCAAGAAAATCAGGCACTCCGTCAACCGCAACTCCAGGCGGGAATCGGCGGGGAAGTGGGAACGGAGACGCAAGTGGAAAAAGCAGCGACCGCACAAGGTAGTCTTCGGGAGCAACTTGTCCAATCGGCAGTGGGATCCGCGGCAGGTCCTCCCCTGCCTTGCACTGGCGCTGCTGCTATTCACCACACTAAGCTGA